The Pseudochaenichthys georgianus chromosome 23, fPseGeo1.2, whole genome shotgun sequence sequence TCGGAGATTCGCAGCGGAAGATGGATGAGATGAGCCGGGGAATCAGAGTTGAATAGAGTGAGCAGGCTGGAGCTGGTAGTGAAGATAATCCGAGGTTCGCTGACGAGGTGGTgttggctggacgtggcaggcagagtAGTAGACGGATTCAGTGTATCTTtgacgacgaactggtgaaTACTGGATGAGGAAGCCGGGTATATAAGCAGGTGTCGGTGAGTAGATGAATCAGGTAGAAGAGTAGCAGCTGCGGAGGTGAATTGACGGGAACTGAAagtaggtcagccacgcccagccaggaagacagacagacagacagatacaaacaaacaaacatgaaacaAAAAGAGAAGCAGAAGGAGGGAAAACTGCACATCCTTAcacagagtccctgtagctagcttcacggagcaggtagcagagagacaagaagctagcagcagcagtcacttgacagagctgtcTCTCAAtatgaccacgccctaatatatgcataactttaaggcttaatattaattaaacagatgagttgagaaaaaattcaccccccacacagtagtcatgaagggggaatctaactatacagagaatatgttttttttaaccacgatgtaaacatgtttatttctgctgtaaagttgggcattttaacatgggggtctatgcaaattgctcccttctgcagcctgctcctactggccactagatgaactgcagtgtgtggcacttccgtataggcgtcccggctcttccccagagtttgccgcttgatcTACACACATTATGGGTttgcaaaacaaaataaaatgtttgagAGTAAATAAGGTTTTCCACATAGTAAATAAGGAGTAATTTTAGACAAAGCCAAAGTGTTTATGTATTAGATTGAGTGATCACACTGTGGGTAGATGTAATTGTAGACCTTATTTTACAAAACTTGATATCACTTAATCACACTCAGCGTACTTCACTGATTCAGCATTGCATTCATACACTGTAAAACCTACTATGAAGAGTATCATCATTTATTAGACATTACCACATTTTGAAGAGGGTAAGagacacagtgtgtgtgttttatagaATCACACTATTTCCTGACTTGAAGTAAGGCATGAGGCAGCATGAGGCATTTTGTTGAATTTCaaaaaacaatacatttaatATAGAGAATTTCATTCAAGTAATAAACACAAAAAATAAATCAAGTAATAAGAATGGTTTCAGTCCTCAGCAACTGGAGTCCAGCAGCAACAGAAGGTAGCTTTGATCCGACCGAGGAATCTGCGAAGCCTTCTCATTACTTTTTTAGTCAGAACAGTGGTGACTGAGGCTGCAGCAGTGAGCTCTGCTGGGTTTGCTCCATCAGAACCCAAGGAATCTGAATCTCCTTCATAAGACAATGGAGGTATTTCTCCCTCAGAAGACACATCTGAATCTCCTTCATAGAAGCGTGGAGGTATGTTTCCATCATACAGCCAGGAATATGGATTTTCTTCATTAGAGCGTTGAGGTATTTCTCCCTCAGAAGACAAATCAGAAGCTCCTTCATAACAGCATGGAGGTATTCTTCCCTTGTAAAGACAGGTATATGGATCTTCTCCATATAAGTCAGGTTTGCAAACAGCAGAGTTTTTAACCCTGTGTTTTGAGGCCTCCATTGAACAGACGCTCGTAATGAATCTGGAGGAAAAGTAAGAAAGTAAGACATTCAAATAGTGAAACATTCAGTCATTACATATAGTAAGCCCATCCAACCTCAGAGGTTACTGCTGTGAACAGATACACAGTCACTTACTTGGCTCTGCTGTCAAAGGGCTCAGTCAGGTATGACTTTGTCATGAAGGAGTGCTGCAAAGCATGCTGGGGGGAGATTCTCTGATCCCCATCAACATGCAGAAGCTGTTTGAGGAGGTCCACAAAAGCCTTCCTGTCCTCAAATTCAGCATCCTCCTCTTTTGGATAAATCTGGATTTGAAAACAGATTAAGGTCAGTTgatgcagccagaactatcagACACAGATTTTAAACTGGTATTGTTTCAGTCTTTACTTATACAACACAGCAAAGAGGACATACATTGACAAGATCATCCAAAGACATCCGGAGGTCTTGGGAGCTGTCCTGCTTctctgcctttatttttatggCAGCTGGCATTTCGTCAGGCAACTAAGGAACACAATATGAGATTCTTTTTAAAACAGTCATTTCAAATGATTTAACCaactaaaaacaaaaaagaacatGGGTACTCTACCTTCAGCCTCCATGTTGGATGGTGAGCggctacttcctgaatgaagaaGCACTTTGTATATTTGCCAGCACGGAGCATGTGGTCTTCTGGCTGACCCAGAACATCAACTATGAACATAATCTGAAGACAACATAGACAGAGTTACCGCCAACATTCTGCATAAAAGTATCTGGACATTCGTCTGAGGAACTGAAGCTGACCTACCATCTGATATTCACATTCAACAGGAAAGAGATTATTAGCCAGATAGAGGAAAGACAGAATGCAGCCGACGCCCCACACATCAATAGCCTCTGTGAACGGGAGGCCGAGGGAAATTTCGGGAGATCTGAGAAGGAAGCCCAAAGATTAGATCTTTGTCGGCAGGTGTTGAGGACCAAGGGAACAATGTGGATGGTTAGTTGAACCTACCTGTACCCTAGTGGCTGAAGAACCAGGCCAGTCTGGACTTTGGAGGATGTAATAGCTAGGCCAAAGTCTATTAACTTCACTTTAAAGGGCTGGTCCAGCTGGTTGACACACATTATGTTCTCGGGTTTGATATCCGTATGCAGGATGCCAAGACCCTTCAGTGCATCCAACGCCACCAACAGCTGCAAGGTCAAACAGAAAACAGAAGTTGGGTGTTTAGTTTGCTGCTGTGTCAGACTATGGAAGGTTTCGTTCAGTAATCCGTAATGCATATATCGAACAAAAGATAATTGCTTCTACATTAAAACTGAAAATACCTGCTTTGCTACGGTAAAGATCTCTTTCAGAGACAGTGGTACCCAGTCTCGTTCCTGCATCAGCTGATAAAGATCCTGGTCGAGCTTCTCGAATGCTAGACAGGTCTGTCCCAAATGATCAAACCGCTCAAAGAACTTCACCACGTTACTGTGGTCTGGATTCAGTACACTGATGACCTTCAACATGGACACCTAGCGAGAAAATAAGGTTTATAGTATATACTGTGTTGGAGGAGACACAATAAAAGCAAGGGAAACTGTCTTCAAAGAATCAAAAGGAGTCCAAAAGTCTACCTCTTTCTCAATGTCCTTGATCGAATCTTCGTCCTTCTTTAGGATTTTTATGGCCACGGTCTCTCTGGTTGCCAGATTTCGGCACTCGGCCACTCTACCAAAGCAGCCTTCACCAATGAACTCCAGAACGGAGTAAGCAGAGGAGCTACTGAACAGAGTTTGACCTGCCCAAATCTCAGGTGCTGTCAGTGTTATGGGGAGAGGAAACAGCGTGTTAAGTCAACACAACATGGACAAACACACAGCTAAACCATAAATAATGTTCTTGTTTTTCATATTTTAATGAATTTATTTATAGGAAAACAGATATAAGAGTGGTGAGATAAGGTTAGTGTCAAAACCAACAATGGCCTCCAGTAACAAACACTACTATACTTTATATTTCCCAAGACTGATTGTACAGACTGTGGGCACACAATGTGTTTCACATTGAACAATCTGTGTTTGATTAGTTTGTTGGGAACACATTGATATAAAGACGGTGTTTTCCAAAGCAGATATATTCCACTTCATGTTGAATTTGGTTTGTGTTGAGTCTTTCTTACCTGATGCACCAGAGGCATCAATGTTCGACCACGATGACATTGTCAAAGTGAAAGCTTCTCAGTaaagtgttttcaaggttgAGGATGAACCTTCAGACCAGAATTTTTCGCAAATTATAACTGTATACCAATGTGTCTCAaaagtgtgtgtctctctctcagtGCTTGGGGTGTAATGAGATGATTCCATGGATCTGGAACATAGAACCAACCTCTGTGTTGCAGCATTCCTTTCCTTTTAGAACATTCCATTTGGAACTAACCTAAAATCAGCAGCGACATTCTaaagaaacatgtttttattcaaACCTCATAAATATAAGACTTCTGCTCCTGGTAGTATGAGTACATACACTTTTTGGGATTTCACAGATTATTTAGAGACTGTTCGTACAGTCAAATCACACAGTAcagcacagtgtgtgtgtgtaagaggaATGAAAACAATTGTTAACATTTTTAGTCTAGTACAGTTAGCATTGGGGCAGTAGTTTGTGTTCCAGCTACCTCCAACTCAAACACATTACATTATCAACCTTATGGAGATTGAAGCCTCTTATTTAAAGTTTAAACATATTGTTCCCTGGTCTGATCTGTCCAATACTAGAAAAACATTATTTGTGGAATAGCAATTTTTTGGGGGGAAATCAGCACTAATAGTTTGGACCGGCTGTTAGAATTGCAGAAGATGCAGTATTTTATTTACACTTTGACAACGTGTTAAATTCAGGATAAAagttaaatgctacatttattttaaggaGAAGAAAAGCCTTGACATTTTCCCCTAGTGTTTTAATTGAATAAACTAAACCCCCTGATGCTTGCTCGAAAATAACTAAACAAAAACTGAATATATAAGCAAGCTTTTTGCAATCTATTTCTGGAACTGACATTAAGGGAATGGAAATGACATGGCATTGCATGAAAAGTTTTCAATAAGCCACGAGTCAAAAACATCTGCTTATGTAGTTCCTGTTATCATTGGCTGACCCATGTATCTCCTCCTTCTCTATCCAGGTACATGTTGGGTCTGTCGGTCCTTCCCGCCATGATCCAGTTCTTGGGTTTCCTGTTCCTTCCAGAGAGCCCCCGCTGGTTAATCCAACGTGGGCTGACCCAGAAGGCCCGTCGTGTCCTCAGTCAGATCCGAGGGAACCAGAACATCGACGAGGAGTACGACAGCATCAAGAACAGCATCGATGAGGAGGAGAGCGGAGGAGGTAACGGGGGGGAAATGAGAGATTTATTATGCTGGTGGTTGTTTAGTAAGGGTTACCTGAAGATATTTGAGGTATGTCTTATGTCTTAATGACGtagaaaatgtaaattaaagctGCACTTGCCTGTGTATGGATCTACAAGAACAGAAGGTTCTTACAAGGCATGCACAGCAATAGCGTCCATGCACATATTAGGTAAGGGATCATATGCAGCGAGGCGGtccttatggggaaaagaacacccgacAGGCTGTTCAGGAGCCTGACGCgaagtttgcttttcggccaaactgtatacagttaaatcgaccgaacttctttctgcagatttgagcgtccttaacaacggtcaataggtccttgacagcggtctgtctgttctggattaacaacgtgtcacgtgttcggAATTGATCAATCaaaatcgagtattcaactaagccatgtaataacatGTGGTAATGTGATAGACATTCATTTGCTCCAAATGTTACTAAACGAAAGTAGGTGTCAGGTAAAACATAGCATTTCGCTAAGCATTTTTTATTCCTCTGGTTGTTCTGGTACCTGGGGATAGCTACTTTAATATATTTTGTTGAGTTGTTAGCTATTTTGTTGGGTTGCCTCTTGCAAAAATGCTCTCTGAAAGTCAGTCTATATGTCTATAGTGACAGCGAGGCTTATGGGAAACCAATATAAACGCCAATGGGATCATTATACTACAACCATTATATTGTCAAAGATGCTGACTGTTGTCACTTTAATTAATACTTTCTTCTTCGTGGTCAATTATTGTGTGAGCTCAAGGCTTTGCGAGTATTAGCAGACAATTAGACGAAGCTTTCAGAATGACGGCTGATGATTATGGGCTTATGGTATACTATTGATGCAGCTCTTGACAATCATGAAAATCTGTTTGTTTCAAAGGTTGTATGTTGGGCTGCAAGTCTTACCCACCTCTAATCTCATTTCAATCCTTGCTCAAAGCATTCCAATACAGATTTACACACATACTTGTACTTACCCATATTCTATTTTACTCTTTAAATGCCATCTGTTTGTGCCTCTCTGTGTACGAGAATGCAAGAATGAAGTACAGTTACATCTACAACAGAGAGACATTATGTATTTGTAGAGCATATGGTGCCATCATTGATGCAGTGATGGGAATTTGAATCCAATTTCAAAAACAGTCTCACTATTCCGGGAAGTCTTCCATCATCGTCCCTTGACCATTAAATAAGccattcaaataaaaataaagcaaACTATTTGTACACATTTAAACACATCCTAAACGATGCTAGCTATATCAGTTTAGATTTTGATTTGGGGAACCAACCCATGCCAAACAACTCATCCAAGAGTTACGTTTATAATAAGCATGCATCTATCTGTTTTCTACTCCAAGCATTTAAGCTAAGCATCCAATTAGGTTTATGTGAATATGAGAAATCTGATGCTACATGTTTCTAGTTATGGTGCTGACTTTTTGCCTGGAAAGATTTAATTTTAAGCTTTTTCCCATGTATTCAGCCATCAAGAGCATATTTACGACAGTGGACGTTTTCTGAGATTCCCGAGGAAATAACTTGGCTTCCTTTGTCACAGCAGTCATAGACAATGGTAAAGGACATTATTAGATGCAATACTTCAATTTTCCCAATGATGAGCTGTGAAGAGAGGGAAGGAGAGAAGAGGACATTAGATTCATCCTGCCACTAATCAACCTTGACAACGGAGAACACCATGTCTCTGGAAAGAGTGGCTTCCATTGGTCCTCAGGGTCCAAGTGGCCTGTGGTGAAGAGGAGCctctataacacacacacacacacacacacacacacacacacacacacacacacacacacacacacacacacacacacacacacacacacacacataatctcGCACTGATGTATAAAAACACACAGGCTGTTGAGTGTCCTTCTCCTGGGACTCAGTGTGTCCCCCGCAGTTTCCCGTTTCTCCTCCTCATTGTAACTCATGGCTGCAGTCATCTTAAGTTACTGTAGGCACAGCAACACtggagttctcattcataacactccgttcgatgtctcactatgggatgcgcctcatcgcggagcaaacagaagcatcaatctcattacgccaatcctgattggctggtgatcttgacgtcagagtcaggggaaatcaccccctataagtagcttgcgccacaacgcatgcgtcattcaaacacctcttctcgcttcagagcacatctctacagtagccgggctagcttcactgtccacagactgaacccaaatacttttttcggtcgacgggcgctcgccggctactccttctgcttcgcaggaagacggtagtactaacgctgttagtacTTGGAaataaatcgacctcgcccttctctacgagaaagtaaggtaggtccgattttttcaagctagcaacacacctgttgctagctcgctccctctctaccgacaccacggtagcgaggaagttttttcttttctcttccccacggaggggaaaaggattaaaagaggagcatactgtcacaccagtcagtattctctgggattaaaagacccacaccgtcctctttccccggattaaggacaaggtggtaatacctttttctcccgtcccacctgtcgagagcgggccctctccacgccacgaggcgacaaagatggacgcccctctccctcacaccagaggagtcagggactcagtggctcgactctgcggctgcgggttgaagatctcgggcacagacacacaccaggtctgttcgtcctgcctcgggctggaacacgcccgaggcgctatcgacaactcCGGCAGACATTGTGTCTGCTTCACCgccaagagcctccgccgacggctagcgagacaagctagcctgtcggaacaggacccccccatgtccatggacccgccggccggcagtcaagacacgggggcgtctgccacagagagcgaaccccTCATCGTCAGCGATGGCCTCAGAACCGGGATGACGGTGACGACAAGACGGTTGGCCggttggacctcaccatggtctcacccgcggagcatgtcctcgagttggactatgaggaggacgaggagggggacgccctggcgttcctcctgtccgagtcggatgaccaagaagaggacaccttcatgtcatcggcccaggctgcaaagcctggagcgagggctgctctcccgggcgacagcacaccagcttcgcccggtctgagcatggacctgcagaccgtgtgcaaacgcgctgcggtcagactcaacgttccgtggcctgaaatggccaaggagacctccaggtcccgctacgaggggaagcatcttccccaaacagcgggcaaaggaaggcaactcctcccggtgtttccggaaatgttggatgaagtgtcggtctcgtggagagaccggcccttcagcaacaaggtcccaatccagggtgcctcctccctggattgcgatggaatggagaggctcggcctgctccgcataccgcccatggaactgctggtggcggcccaccttctaccgaaggtgggcccctcaccgagcaggaaccccacgctgccagcaaaagcggaccgctttcagtccacaatgactgaaaagtcttaTAAAGCTGCAGCGCTGTCCACCAGGGTCCTGAACGTGTCCTTGCTGCTAACTGCCTGCCAAGCGGAGCTCTGAGAGGACCTGTTgggtagcccgggagcagccactctggacgagatggcagcggtcacagacatttgcctccgtgtccaacgctgcgccgtccaggccacgggcaaggtcatggggatcatggtggtgcaggaaagagcgagatggctcaacctcaccaacctcccggaccgagaaagggaagatgtgctggatatgcccatcgttcccgagggaattttcggctccgctctcgcctccatgcaaatgAGGTgcgagacgaagaagaaggaggacgaggcactccacctctgcctcccttgaagggtccagccgctgccctgGCAGCATTagtccttcacccaagcgaACTCTACCCGGTTCAAAGCACCGgtcaagcagaggtcgcagcccaccccgagtccccagcccaggctggagacaaaggcaagttggccgagaaaatctccggttccggctgcagctcaggctcagccaacccagaatttcggccagcagtcaaggaagaagaagcgagcggcgtgacagcccctccttctcccctccgtgactgTGTTCCCGCCaactcgagagatgcctaaacaccatcctcaagtccgcacaaacacatgtcacatgctgattgattcctctgtcataaaacatttgccgctgacgtatccaggcttcaggccgagggcgcagctcaaagaaattaaaagaaaatcaataaaaccaataaccagcacgccaattcttccccttttgagagcagctacggcatctctcaaaaggcggattattgacgggtctgtgaaggcaccaccgccacgcgcagtgccggctggggctttaagggcaccaccgtcacgcgcatgcgctgtgccggctggagctataaaggcaccaccggcacgcgcaggcgcattgccggctggagctataaaggcaccaccgacacgtgcaggcgcagtgccggctggagctgtgaaggcaccaccggcacacgtatgcgcagtgccggctggagccgtaagcgtgacatctcagctggctctaaggagcatacagcaggagatactcacgacatctacctgggcttctcaaaacagttatactttatctgttctCACAAGCCCAgcgagagtcaacccatattctggagagaaagGCTCtatctctcctagaaagaagggttttatctataatgcctgccgagcagagtcagattacgcagacaaatgtcctcctaaagcacccgctcaacatgggtctcataataaaactaaacccccaCACGCCATGGCGCggggagagtattggttattatgtaatgcgtagtggcactacacccgacttttctagtgcgggacgcgcctacgggtgctgtcctttcacggaaggtggtcaccacggacgcatgtcagacaggctgatagggtatttacgagggtcgcccggtgagaggcctctagagcagagacctccagcgggcgcacgtaaataacccggagcttttagctgtgttccccaccctaaaacgcttcctgccttctctcagaggacaccatgtcctcgtgaggatagacaacacgatatcgtgtatgaaccgccaagggaggatTTCCCCTGactctgacgtcaagatcaccagccaatcaggattagcgtaatgagattgatgcttctgtttgctccgcgatgaggcgcatcccatagtgagacatctcacttcatgttactcttagactggggttacgtaagtaacctatagttttgaaCATGAAATGTGAGTGATGAACCCAATGCACAGACTTTTGGGAACGTCGTCTTATCTGAAAATCCAATTCTTAAGGCAGAAATCTTGTATTTTTCTGGTTTCTTGCTGAGACATGGCTATTATACGGCatctttctgtgttttctggtcaGAATGAGGCGTTCAAATGTTCTACTGAACTCAGTTACTagccactttaaaaaaaaaaaaaacggcccTTGCTGGCTGCTTATTCTCAAAGGTCCATGCAATATGCTGCGAACTCTGCAGCCTGATTGCCACAATTGCCAGTTTTCTCTTATCTTATGATACTTGAGATGCATCGATGCAAGGCCATGTTTCTACAGTAGCCCAGgacagacaaactaaactaGAGCGGGCCTTTTGCTTTTTTACGCTTGTATAGGGAGGCAGTGGGCACAGCAGTATTCAGTTGGTTACAATCTGCAATATTAATGCTA is a genomic window containing:
- the LOC117439167 gene encoding homeodomain-interacting protein kinase 1-like translates to MSSWSNIDASGASAPEIWAGQTLFSSSSAYSVLEFIGEGCFGRVAECRNLATRETVAIKILKKDEDSIKDIEKEVSMLKVISVLNPDHSNVVKFFERFDHLGQTCLAFEKLDQDLYQLMQERDWVPLSLKEIFTVAKQLLVALDALKGLGILHTDIKPENIMCVNQLDQPFKVKLIDFGLAITSSKVQTGLVLQPLGYRSPEISLGLPFTEAIDVWGVGCILSFLYLANNLFPVECEYQMIMFIVDVLGQPEDHMLRAGKYTKCFFIQEVAAHHPTWRLKLPDEMPAAIKIKAEKQDSSQDLRMSLDDLVNIYPKEEDAEFEDRKAFVDLLKQLLHVDGDQRISPQHALQHSFMTKSYLTEPFDSRAKFITSVCSMEASKHRVKNSAVCKPDLYGEDPYTCLYKGRIPPCCYEGASDLSSEGEIPQRSNEENPYSWLYDGNIPPRFYEGDSDVSSEGEIPPLSYEGDSDSLGSDGANPAELTAAASVTTVLTKKVMRRLRRFLGRIKATFCCCWTPVAED